A single Deltaproteobacteria bacterium DNA region contains:
- a CDS encoding NapC/NirT family cytochrome c: protein MKKLIKPAIFILLGIIIAFPLFSLTYYTMVRTTTPQFCASCHEIQFAYNTWKTSSHVNNEQGFVADCMDCHLPAPHDTFQFFYAKTWHGIKDIIIHFTQSTYDHQKNRQIAYASFKNDQCQKCHRNLLYIPNKRGAMLAHRDVVYARPGYEKKCVDCHRNLVHNARAFYDYKQYKATYRGLGL, encoded by the coding sequence GTGAAAAAACTAATCAAGCCCGCAATTTTCATCCTTCTCGGCATCATCATTGCCTTTCCTCTCTTCAGCCTAACCTACTACACCATGGTGCGCACCACAACACCACAGTTCTGCGCCAGCTGCCACGAAATTCAATTTGCCTACAACACCTGGAAGACCTCCAGTCATGTGAACAATGAGCAGGGCTTCGTGGCCGACTGCATGGATTGCCATCTCCCTGCCCCGCACGACACCTTCCAGTTTTTCTATGCAAAAACCTGGCACGGCATCAAGGACATCATCATCCATTTTACCCAGAGCACTTACGATCACCAGAAAAATCGTCAGATAGCTTACGCCTCCTTCAAGAATGATCAATGCCAGAAATGTCACCGCAACCTGCTGTACATTCCCAACAAACGTGGAGCCATGTTGGCTCACCGCGACGTGGTTTATGCCAGACCAGGTTATGAGAAAAAATGTGTAGATTGCCACAGAAATTTGGTACACAACGCTAGGGCTTTCTACGACTACAAACAGTACAAGGCTACTTATAGAGGGCTGGGTCTATAA